In a genomic window of Pangasianodon hypophthalmus isolate fPanHyp1 chromosome 19, fPanHyp1.pri, whole genome shotgun sequence:
- the ttc32 gene encoding tetratricopeptide repeat protein 32, translating into MEEQTKVLDRQTILNEANDEFNRKHLKRAEDLYTEFINICMASGECDSNDLAIAYNNRGQVKYFRVDFYEAMDDYSAAVKANRQFEVPYYNRGLIRYRLGFFQDAENDFKKALEINSNFEDARLSLHQAILDSEEKRRRGY; encoded by the exons ATGGAGGAGCAGACAAAGGTGTTGGACAGACAAACTATCCTGAATGAAGCTAATGATGAGTTTAACCGCAAACATTTAAAACGCGCAGAGGATTTGTACACAGAGTTCATCAACATCTGCATGGCATCTGG AGAATGCGACAGTAATGACCTCGCCATAGCCTACAATAACCGCGGCCAGGTGAAGTACTTCCGGGTTGATTTTTATGAAGCCATGGATGATTACAGCGCAGCAGTTAAAGCCAACAGGCAGTTTGAAGTGCCTTATTACAACCGAGGATTAATAAGGTATAGACTGG GTTTCTTCCAAGATGCTGAGAATGATTTTAAGAAAGCTTTGGAAATAAATTCCAACTTTGAAGACGCCAGACTAAGTTTGCATCAGGCAATTCTCGActctgaagaaaaaagaaggagaggCTATTGA
- the zpax1 gene encoding zona pellucida protein AX 1 has protein sequence MARFCEFCAFWLLVIAVAGEAFSQRPGLTLECVGNVMKLTLDSSLSFGRQLEVEAISGSQIVTLTPALAVQCGYSIESDPWGNTKIYTSLLGCFAHNHGDAVFDIGLRLQLYGNRMSDDVHEVEKTCEYNQWASREILCERNFMEVSVHRGHHDINLLKQPRQAVTGVTGFSTNQQASTALSNIWRMVFYTPKEKPMMLEEVQNAGYGVSMTPTRLVLRSPYNTPETYTEDVNGVQMEVFKVSTYFKQAWSVMIIDSAAVCPTGGLHFTKELITWYMPQYIMPLVTNPQYQILEIYMGIDGKRLNQTEMKARGYTLTMTESQIKISLPVGGPDGYYKSIVLDYEHHVTYSIEPMLEMLWREGKSEITRYKVHYPIITPPEPRPPHVTDNTGADSDVFKIMLGSFLPDVELLNVTLSTGVMSVEEANGKGFNVQEHLFTNGSKAFSIEIPFSDPAVLRRTNVNPVNIVYSLSLTFGLLVLPEYSPFSHSALVEATREDITTLHMNGVCDDKNFYITIGHRNQGINFHVRVGTRDLSADFSTEYSVKENGTHLNMTVPFLAQDVVFEKADQSSVRARIDVVISYNNWQFKNFSMACTFPFIMTECFANGSITALAVKVEAATGMIPSQLTLRDPSCKPTFSNNRFAYFSFNANSCQTTRTFHNGIMTYQNKISMGNRTAVAQALQNGTKTGPEYRVIVVCNYKLTKTLAMTFSTGPQASELRADPGFGELHVRMRLARDASYDAFYKDEDYPVVQYLKQPLYFEVELMQSIDPQIELVLENCWASANHGGSMLTWDLIVNGCANPADRYQITFYPVTANDRVRYPTHVRRFKIEMFTFVKDDVPLQDQILVRCETVLCDVHQTDSVCNMQCPLSNPENVKRGRRNMGREQHRMWVSSGRISLSSL, from the exons ATGGCACGTTTCTGTGAATTTTG TGCCTTCTGGCTTTTGGTGATTGCTGTTGCAGGTGAAGCTTTCAGTCAAC GACCTGGCTTGACTTTGGAGTGTGTTGGAAATGTTATGAAGCTTACTTTGGATAGCTCTCTGTCTTTTGGACGTCAGCTCGAAGTTGAAGCCATCA GTGGTTCACAAATTGTGACTTTGACGCCCGCCCTGGCGGTTCAGTGTGGCTACAGCATCGAGTCTGATCCCTGGGGAAATACGAAAATCTACACATCACTGCTAGGCTGCTTTGCTCATAACCAT GGTGATGCTGTGTTTGATATTGGTCTGCGCCTGCAGTTGTATGGCAACCGGATGTCTGATGATGTACATGAGGTGGAAAAGACTTGCGAATACAATCAATGGGCTTCACGTGAGATTCTCTGTGAGCGAAACTTCATGGAG GTCTCTGTTCACAGAGGACACCACGATATCAATCTGCTTAAGCAGCCAAGACAAGCAGTCACAGGAGTCACTGGATTCTCCACTAATCAACAG GCCTCCACCGCTCTGAGCAATATTTGGAGGATGGTCTTTTACACACCCAAAGAAAAGCCAATGATGTTAGAGGAGGTTCAGAACGCAGGTTATGGCGTATCGATGACTCCCACGCGGTTGGTTCTGCGAAGTCCCTATAACACGCCTGAAACTTATACTGAGGAT GTGAATGGGGTGCAAATGGAGGTCTTTAAAGTGAGCACCTACTTCAAGCAGGCGTGGTCTGTAATGATTATTGACAGTGCTGCTGTCTGTCCAACTG GTGGTCTCCATTTTACCAAGGAACTCATCACATGGTACATGCCCCAATACATCATGCCTCTGGTGACTAATCCTCAGTATCAAATCCTCGAAATATATATGGGTATTGACGGAAAGAGGCTCAATCAAACCGAGATGAAAGCTAGGGGCTACACCCTGACGATGACGGAGAGCCAAATTAAAATTTCCTTGCCTGTCGGTGGACCAGATGGCTATTATAAG AGTATTGTGTTGGATTATGAGCACCACGTCACTTACAGTATTGAACCAATGCTTGAAATGCTGTGGCGAGAAGGAAAGTCTGAAATCACCAGATACAAAGTCCATTATCCCATTATCACACCACCAGAGCCTCGGCCGCCCCACGTCACAGACA ATACTGGTGCAGACTCAGACGTGTTTAAAATAATGCTGGGTTCCTTCCTGCCTGATGTGGAGCTGTTGAACGTCACCTTGTCAACTGGAGTGATGAGCGTGGAAGAGGCCAATGGAAAAGGATTTAACGTGCAGGAACACTTATTTACTAACGGCTCCAAGGCTTTCAGCATTGAGATCCCCTTCTCCGATCCCGCTGTCCTGAGGAGAACG AACGTCAACCCAGTGAACATCGTCTATAGTCTCTCCCTCACCTTTGGTTTGTTAGTGCTTCCTGAATACAGTCCCTTTTCTCACTCTGCTTTAGTGGAAGCTACTCGCGAGGACATCA CGACGCTTCATATGAATGGCGTCTGTGATGATAAGAACTTCTACATCACAATTGGACACAGGAACCAAGGCATAAACTTTCACGTAAGGGTCGGCACGCGTGACCTCTCGGCTGACTTCTCTACGGAGTACAGTGTTAAGGAAAATGGCACTCATCTAAATATGACTGTGCCTTTCCTGGCACAAGATGTTGTTTTTGAG AAGGCTGATCAGTCATCAGTGAGGGCTCGTATTGATGTAGTAATATCATACAACAACTGGCAATTTAAAAACTTCTCCATGGCTTGCACCTTTCCCTTCATCATGActg AATGTTTCGCAAATGGATCCATAACTGCGCTTGCCGTCAAGGTGGAAGCAGCAACAGGGATGATCCCAAGCCAGTTAACGCTGAGGGATCCCTCATGTAAACCCACCTTCAGCAACAACCGCTTTGCCTACTTCTCCTTTAATGCAAACAGTTGTCAAACCACCAGAACG TTCCACAATGGCATCATGACGTACCAGAACAAAATCTCAATGGGCAACAGGACAGCTGTTGCACAGGCGTTGCAAAATGGCACAAAAACTGGTCCAGAATATCG TGTGATAGTGGTCTGCAACTACAAGCTAACCAAAACACTGGCTATGACGTTCTCCACTGGGCCACAAGCAAGCGAACTTCGTGCAGATCCTGGTTTTGGAGAACTGCATGTCAGGATGAGGCTTGCTAGAG ACGCCTCTTATGATGCCTTCTACAAGGACGAGGACTATCCAGTGGTACAGTATCTAAAGCAGCCTCTATACTTTGAGGTAGAGCTGATGCAGTCCATTGACCCGCAAATAGAGCTGGTCCTGGAGAACTGCTGGGCTTCGGCCAATCACGGAGGCTCCATGCTGACCTGGGATCTCATTGTGAACGG CTGTGCGAATCCGGCCGACCGTTACCAAATCACGTTCTATCCTGTCACGGCCAACGACCGGGTTCGGTACCCGACCCACGTGAGACGCTTCAAAATCGAGATGTTCACTTTTGTTAAAGACGACGTGCCTCTTCAGGATCAG ATCCTTGTCCGCTGTGAAACAGTGCTGTGTGACGTCCACCAGACTGACAGTGTCTGTAATATGCAGTGTCCATTATCTAATCctgaaaatgttaaaagag GACGCAGAAACATGGGACGTGAACAGCACAGGATGTGGGTCTCATCTGGAAGAATTTCCCTCTCCAGCTTGTAG